The genome window ACAATTTTCAACTTTTAGTTTGGATGGTCAAAATAGCTCGGATCAACTTTAATATGTTAATAGTTAGATGTCTTAAGTGTATTATAGTGGGCTCGGGTTTAATCACCCATTTGGTTAATGTTGTGCTTCACACTATGTAGTTTGTTTGTACTCATAATTTATACCTTATTTTGTAGGATTTTCTTGATGGTTTATTTAAAATGAAAGCTTTTTAGAACGCCTTTCAAAATTCATGAATTCGAAGAAGGCTTCAAAGAATGGCAATGAAgatgacatggacgaggataaAGAATGATGAAAAAAGAAACTTGATgtttattatgttttattttagaCTTATAACTTAATTAGACAAAGAAACTTGATGTTATTTTGGTTTAATTTAGATTGATATTAGTGTTATGTTTGGGTTAGAATTGATGTGTATGTCTTGGAAACAACCAGCAGGTTATGGTATTTGCAAAAAAGGAAAAGGCGGGAATGCAAGAAtaagaaaaaaaacaattttacCTGGAATGGACTTTTAGGGTGACATATCGCCCCTAAAGAATGCCCCTAAAAGTAAACAATGACATCATCAATGAACTTTTTAGGGGCGACATGTATCGCCCCTAAAGGTCTTACGTCATTACTGACAACAATTATCATCCCTAAAGATCAACAGGGACAAAGCGTTAGGGGCGACTTATTAGGGGCGATATGTCGCCCCTAAAGGTTTTAGGGACGATTTTCTGCATCAATAGGGGCGAGATAGGTCGCCCCTAAAGCTCCAATTTCTTGTAGTGGCTTTAAGTTTTGAGAAGTCTTTTAAGACACTTTCCTgcttaaatgcttgtacatagTGCTTATCTTAAAAGTAGCAAATTACCAAAGCTACCTCTTCAATATGCATTACAATATAGTATAAATATTTTAAAACAATAATATCGCACTTCCTACACGCACTTTAAATATATCAATTATTATGTTTTACAATCACTTATAGGTTGTCTGATAATAGCGTGGCTAACCATGGGGTCGATAGCTATAAGTTGTGTATTGTTGAATTACGAAATATGAATGGCCAAGTAAATAGCTAAATCCCCACTTGGTTCTTAagtcttagagcattcacatcccttcTACATTTTCCAAccctataattacactaaaaaatacTATATTTTCTATCTTCTTTCAGTTAAATAATactttttatacctttatcattattatttttctcttctccactcacaactatttttaaaataaattaaaaaattatagaggaTGAATAATGTCTTCTTCAAATTTATAGATAAACAATAACATTTTATCTCTtcttcactcacaaccattttttataatataaagaacACCCTCACTTTTTAATGGAAGGGCTGTGAATACTCTTATAAGTTATAAATAACCAATACCACAAGTAATTAAGGGTGGAGACGAGTCCGTgactcaaacaaaaatatacgCTTTTTATGTTGTAATACTCTCGGGGTTTTTCGGGTAAACCTGATTTCTCCTCACCCTAGTTGGGGTAggtttttgtatttttgactttttttttttagtttataagTTTGAAATTGTTGCTTGTAAAATTTATGTAGATACGAATTTAATATTTGAATGTGAACATACGAATTTAACATTTGAATGTAGAAAAATATTTGAGGACCCAACCACTGAGATGTGCTACATTACGTATGTGATCTTTTTATTTAACATAAATACAGCTATCAAGATATTTTCTATACCACAAAACCTGGAATAATATCTTTTTAAAAGTTGTTTAGTTAATATTAATAAGAACTAGTTGATGGTTCGCTTGCGTTGCTGGGCGATAGGCCGAATATTTCTCAACTAATTAAAAAACACtactatagttttgctagaaaaaaaCCGAAAACgatggcaaaatcataattttgagttCGGGCCAAGACTGTAATTTGTCAGgattaatgagcgagtgttaaGCAACTCATTGACACGAagaaaaattaaatcgagtcaatcAATTAAAACAAACAGTTCTTAGtattgctaaaaaaactaaaatgatggTAACAATGTAATTTTGAACTAAGagaaaaattgtaattttttgactggggtaaaatcataatttgccAAAATATAAAGCGATTGCAATCCTGTAACTTTGAATCataggcaaaatcgtaattttaaacaggggcaaattcgtaatttttaactgggggTAAAATTGTAACATACCTGGGCCAATGTGGGAGTGCCATGCAGTAgtctggcactattcccccacaCACCTTTTAAAGAAACCAAAATGATGGCAATACTGTAATTTTTAACTAAGGGCAAAATAGTAATTTTTGGATGGGGTAAAACCGTAATTTACCAAAAACTAAAGCGATGTCAATACTGTAATTTTTAACCAGGGGCAAAACCGTAACTTTAAATATAGGGCAAAGTCGTAACTTTAaactggggtaaaatcgtaatatACCCGAACCAATAAGAAAGTGCCAAGTAAATATACAATCggaaaacagaaaaaaaaaaaaaaaaaaaaaaaaaaaagatggccACTGCCCTTTTCCTCCGCTTATTGTAAACAGCTATTCCCTATCTTGGTTAAAGATGGCCACCGCCCTTTTCCTCCACTTATTGTAAACACCTATTCCCTATCTTGGTTAAAGATGGCCACCGTCCTTTTCCTCCACTTATTGTAAACAACTATTCACTATCTTGGTTAAAGATGGCCACCGTCCTTTTCCTCCACTTATTGTAAACAACTATTCCTTATCTTGGTTTTGTTGTTATAGAGAATTATTATAGCTAGATCATTGATGTATAAATATCACAAATAAAGAACtatatttgttatttttttatgaTGATATGTGATTATTGATTAGCTTTAATCTTTATATGACTATAAATATAAATCTCCAAGTAGCTTTAATCTTAATCAGGGGCAAAACCGTAACTTTAAATATAGGACAAagtcgtaattttaaactgagggtaaaatcgtaatatACCCGAACCAATAAGAAAGTGCCAAGTAAATACACAATcggaaaacaaaaaaaaaagatggcCACCGCCCTTTTCCTCcacttaggtggtgtttgttttttaagaggtaaaacgtctgcagtctgcggaccacatctgcagacgtCTGTAGAAGAAGAgatggaccaaacctctgcagtctgcagtaagaagactgtttgttttttaacttctgcaaaATACCACCTAAAATTTAACACCTAAAATCAGCAAAATATCACCAAATTTCTGAAATTTAACACCTAAAATCAGCAAAATACAAACAAATTTCTGATATTTAACACCAAAAATTATCAAAATACCACCAAATCATCTAAATATTCGAATTATGACCACATTATATTGGAACCTGATTGTATAGGTAATGACTTGGTTCTGATATCGAATTGTTACCAAAATCAAGAaaacatataataataataagttaatTTACCCACTGTATCAAGAaaacatataataataataatgatagttAATTTACCCACTGTATAAATatttgaaatgaaatgaaatgaaataaagAACACCTGGTAGGCAGAAGTTTCGGCACCAAAAACGAAATCAGGCGGAAAATCATCTCGTACATACTCATCAACAACATTGTATTCATTGTCATTGTATCCAATCACCATAAGAATAAGAAGAATCACAACGAAATTTGACATCATCTGTTGCTACTGCAAGTGATGAATCTACAATGTTAATCATATTTAACGGCTGGAATTGGTTATTCGCTATCCAATCTTTTCGAACTGTTACATGCGATTGGAGTAGCAGATGGTGGAGGTCAACGGAGGAGGCGGAGGTCAACGGTCGAGGCGGAGTGCGACGGTCGAGGCGGAGGTCGACGGAGGAGGTGGAGGTGCGACGTAGAGTGGAGGCCGACGTGGTGGGGGCGGCGCCGACGTGGAGCAGGTTGATGGCGGACATGGAGAGGGTGGGAGAGGAGTTGGGTGCTGATCAAGAGACTAGGGTTTTATTTTTTGATGGAGAAGTTTTGTGAAGAGGCCAGAAGACATAAGACCAGCTCTGCGTGAAAAAGAGATGAGGAAGAGGTTTTTTAATGAAAACtcttctaaaaaacaaacaagctgcagaccCCTATGTTTGCGCGTGGTCTGCGTGAGGAAGAGAAAAAAGGTTCTAAAGTACttttctgaaaaaacaaacacccccttattGTTACAAACAATGTGGTTGTGTTTCAATGTGTTTGTTTGGTCCATCTTAATCCatcttaaaatttaaaatactTATATCAACCCAAAATGGAATGGATAGACTTGTTTTGCCAGGTCTAATTTCCACTAAAAAGATTATGAGTGATAGAATAATGGTTGATGATATGGCGCAAACTTGATTAGTAAAAAGCTCAAACTAAAATGTTTGGGAGTTTTGTCATTTTCTCTCGATAGCAAGATTCTTTTGCCAAGGTTTCTTTTTTTGTGATGAAAGTTAGAATTTACGTGAATTAGGTTGTAAATTAAATATTATGAGTTGCAGACCCCCACACTTACCCTTGTCAGTGCACAAACGCTTGCGACGGGCCAtcattctctctctctttcatctttctctctctaaaatcaaatcaattatattttttaattattttttataaatagtgTGGGCCCCATCCTCCACCCTTTTGGTTCATCCCTTTTAGGCCCATCCTCACTCCCggtgacgtggcggcccatccctTAATAAAAAGCCCAAACTAAAATGATTGGGAGTTTTGTCATTTTCTCACGATAGCAAGATTCTTTTGCCAAGGTGATGAAAAATAGAATTCACGTGAATTAGGTTGTAAATTAAATATGATAAGAGTTGCAAAATGCAAAACGTGTTTCAGCACGGAGTCAATGTGTCAGGTTTTAGAATTAAAATACGTCCGGCCCTCTATAAATAAATATGCCTAGCTTGTAACCGTAAGTTGAAATAGAACATAATCAAGCTCAAAATTTATAGAAAATACAACAGCAAAATGGGCAGCCAAGCAATGCTGAACCCTCTAGACCCTGAGGAGTTCAGGAGACAAGCCCACATAGTGGTTGATTTCCTAGCCGATTACTATTTAAATATCGAAAACTATCCTGTTTGTAGCCAAGTTGAACCTGGTTTTCTCACAAAAACCATGCCCCTATCAGCACCACTGCAACCCCAACCCATCGAAACCATACTGCAAGACGTTCAGAAACATATCATTCCTGGCCTAACCCATTGGCAAAGTCCTGGTTTTTTCGCTTATTTCCAATCCAATGCAAGTACCGGAAACTTTCTAGGCGAAATGCTTCTTACCGGGTTTAATTCTGTAGGCTTTAACTGGTTGGCTTCTCCTGCTGCCACCGAGCTCGAGATGGTTGTCATGGAGTGGCTTTTGAAGCTTCTTCAACTTCCAAAATCATTCTCATTTTCTAGTAATGGAGGGGGTGTCATTCATGGGAGTACATGTGAGAGCTTTGTATGCACATTGATTGCTGCTAGAGAGAAGAAGTTGAGCCAAAGAAAGGCCGATCTAGGTAAGCTTGTTGTTTACTGCTCCGATCAGACGCATTTTTCTCTCCAAAAAGCTTGTCGAGTTGTTGGCATAAGTCATAACAATGTTCGATCCATCCAGACGAAAAAGTCCATGAATTTTCAGTTATCCTCGGATGCATTATTAACGGCTATTGAATCGGATGTTAGAGCCGGTTTGATCCCATTATACGTGTGCCTCACCTTAGGAACAACATCAACGACAGCGGTGGACCCGTTGCTCGCACTGAGTGAGATTGCAAAACGATTCCTTATGTGGGTTCATGTGGATGCTGCTTATGCTGGAAGTGCATGCATATGCCCAGAGTTTCGTCACTTTCTGGATGGTGTAGAAGGTGCAAACTCCTTCAGTTTTAACCCACACAAATGGTTCTTGACCACTTTAGATTGTTGTTGTCTCTGGGTTAAGGATCAAAGCGATCTTACAAAAGCTCTTTCTAATGATCCCGAACTGTTGAAGAACAAAGCGAGTGACACTAAAAATGTGGTAGACTACAAAGACTGGCAGATTGCTCTTAGCCGTCGTTTTAGAGCAATGAAATTATGGATGGTGATAAGAAGCTATGGAGTAACCGGGCTACAAGAGGTTATAAGAAAACATGTGAAATTGGCCAAGCATTTTGAAGCACTTTTGATTGCTGACAAGAGATTTGAAGTTGTAGTTCCTAGGAACTTTGCTACCGTGTGTTTTAAGTTATTGGCCCCTAATGCTAGCAATGAAGACTCTAAACGTCTGACCCAGACTCTCTTGGATTCACTGAATGCGTCGGGTCTAGTTTACATGACACATGCGGTGATAGAAGGGGTCTACGTGATTCGGGTTGCCATCGGTGCAACCCTTACCGAGGAGAAGCATGTTCATATGCTATGGGATATGGTGCAAGAGCATGCAACTCATTTGCTAGCTTCGTGTGCCGATATTGAATAACTTACACCACACTTAAATGCCTAAATATACTTAAATAATTAAGCTTGCTTTTGGTGTAATATCTCTCAAAGATATCATCAATATATAAGATAATGCTATAAGTTATAACGTCCTATAAGTTATATGTAATGTTACATTATTTGAGTTGTGATTTCCAGTTTTAAACTCTAATTTGTCTTTCGATTAGGATACTAGAAGTTAGAGATGTCATTATGTCAATGTGGTTGAGTAAGACGAGTAATTTGACGAAAATAAGTTGGGTTAGTTAATAGTACATATAGCATAACAAATTGCCACAAAGCCAAAGATCTTGAGTTGTGACTTACAAGAGTGACAACTTGAGAGTGGGAGGATTGGAGCGACAAGTTGAGAGATTTGAGGTCCATGTGTTTCTTGGGTTGGGTTTTTTTATTGAATTTTTATTCCTAAATTAAGATGGTATAAAACGTAAATTATGATACATTAATAATGCTTTAAGGATGATACTTGTATAATTGTTAAAAATTATAATAAAGCTATAAACCTTAGCTTGATCAATACAATATTATTCTTTATAACTCTAGTTCTGCTAATTGAAATTGTTTAAGTCTTATTTTGTCAATTGTAAATACATACGATTTTAAACTTTTAACTTTATCGGTTTCACTAACAagaaacccccccaccccccctccAAAAGTCCTATGAATTGACGAGTGCCCTTTTTAGTAATATTGTCCATGACATTGAAATACAGTTTGACTTAACCTTTAGATAAAAATGCATTTTTGAGTGCTCGCAGACGGGGTACAGGAACGGGTACGGGAAATGGCAAAACTAAAAAATTCAAGAAGCGGGGACGGGACGGGTACGggaataaaaacatataaaaaaataaatatatattaaagatAATGTAACACAAAACTCCAAAATAGTTATATATTGATGTAAAGTTCAAAAATTTCATATCTTTCTAATCTAATCAAACGTTAACAAGCAAATGCATAGGTGCTCCAGTTTCGCTCAGCGCATGAAGACGAACTAGGTTGTCCAAGTAATTTAAAAGCTAAAGTTTGGAGAAGAGGGGTTTGAGCACCAAAGAAGCCCACAATGACTTGGGTTCCATCATAGTAATCAAAGAcgttaggcgcactcaaggcgcataggcctcgcaaAAGACCTTTATATACTATAACCAAAGAATAGTGCACAAACAACTAAACATAACATTTAAAAAAcgaaaataaaaagaataaaaccAAACTAGACAAAAAAAAAAGCATAAATCAGAAAAAAGGATCAGACTAAAAAAAAGAGGAAAAGTCATAGAAAAAAAAAGTCTTTTACTAGCTACTCTACTCACTTCACTAGTTCTGTCTTTACCAGTACAACACTCATCTTTCTATTCATCTTCTTTCACTACTACTGTCTTTTTTCTCTTTTCCTCCTCTTTTCCCACTGCAACTCAAAAAAACTCCGAAGAAAAGATCAACCATGTTCATGGTTTAAAGAAGCAAAGGCCTTATCTCTGTGAATCCAACTTGTTCAAACCAAAATGTGACCGGAATTTGCATAAGCTTGTTGAAACTGTCTGGAAAGTGACCGGAGCGTGCCTTTGACTGCTCGAGGCGTTCTTGGTGCGCCTCGcctgaaaaaaaaacaaaaaaataaatggAAACTCGACGGAAACGTTTCCTGCACGTCCCCAAACCCTGTCCCCTTCTGCAGCACGTTTCCAGGCCGTACCCAACATGCCAGGGACGTTTCCCGGCCGTCCCGTGTCGTTTCCGTCCCCTAGCAGTCACCGGGACGGGAGACGGCACCTCAATGGCGTTTCCGTGCTTTCGAGTCTGCGAGCACCACATGCCCAAAATTTTCTTCTCGTTATTTGAAACGCCCATTTATACACAAGTCAAAACGATTAATGTGGACGTACAAATCTTTAAAACTTACATACCATGATCATAACCATTTACTAATAGAAACATTTAGCcgaaatttacaaaaaaaaaaaaaaaaaaaaaatccaaaggtAGTTATGAGAGTCTGCTAGCCATCAAAACACCAACACGATAAGTCTAGGATTAGATTTACATTATATGACGAAACTGAAAATACGACCACAAAatgttttaaccttttttttaatatttgaatatattaatttgattaatttaatgaTTTAAATTAGTTTGATGGATTGAAGATCCTACGGCTAAGAATATCGCATACGTAATGTAGGATAAGTGGTATTGTACGTTGACCAGCCTCTATAAATATATACCTTGAAAATTATATACATGTTAAAAAATGAGGGGGGCTAATATATCTTCAAACATAAGGTTGAGTGTACAAGTTTATAACTTAAAAGTTTTGAATAAATTGTGAAATTATTACCAGTTCGTAGGGTTGTAAAcaaaccaaacgaacacgaacaaggtgttgttcgtgttccttcgttaaggaaataaatgtgttcacgaagggttcatgaacacttaccgaacaagattttatgttcatgttcgatCATTAAgaaaatgagcgtgttcgcgaatggttcacgaacacaaacaaacacaaataaatttggcgaacgcgacgaaggataaagatagatggcccaaagagtagcactcgaacttgaatccttTATTGTGGAAcagaggtcgatcgtattcgctGATGTAagtaatgagaaatgaaagggaaatgatgcataaacaagatgaaagtgggtttcctagtttaattgttagggtaataaaataaataaaagattaataatataaaacgtacaaataaaatataaaaaagtacaaagatcttcaattaaaacacaaacatacgaacataaacgaacgcaaatcaacaaATGTTCATGAgcatgttcacgaacacgttcacgaacaccttaccgaacgttcacgaacacaatcgaatgaactagacctctgttcatgttcgttcatttaactaatcaaaTGAAATTTCTTGTCCATGtccgttcgtttattaaacgaacgaacataaacgaacttcccgccgaacggttcacgaactgttcgctgaacgttcggttcgtttacagccctaccagTTCGTGTTAAACGTTGGAGAAGGCGAAACTTGCTATATGGACATGATAGCAGTGGCGGACTCACCTTATGgggtgggtgggcggccgcaccccttgaaaaaaaaatttagtggtatttttcgcgaaaaatcccgaccgcaccccttggaaattttcgtccgcaccccttggatattttcgtccgcaccccttagaaaaAAATGTTAGGAATT of Helianthus annuus cultivar XRQ/B chromosome 1, HanXRQr2.0-SUNRISE, whole genome shotgun sequence contains these proteins:
- the LOC110913093 gene encoding tyrosine decarboxylase 1, which gives rise to MGSQAMLNPLDPEEFRRQAHIVVDFLADYYLNIENYPVCSQVEPGFLTKTMPLSAPLQPQPIETILQDVQKHIIPGLTHWQSPGFFAYFQSNASTGNFLGEMLLTGFNSVGFNWLASPAATELEMVVMEWLLKLLQLPKSFSFSSNGGGVIHGSTCESFVCTLIAAREKKLSQRKADLGKLVVYCSDQTHFSLQKACRVVGISHNNVRSIQTKKSMNFQLSSDALLTAIESDVRAGLIPLYVCLTLGTTSTTAVDPLLALSEIAKRFLMWVHVDAAYAGSACICPEFRHFLDGVEGANSFSFNPHKWFLTTLDCCCLWVKDQSDLTKALSNDPELLKNKASDTKNVVDYKDWQIALSRRFRAMKLWMVIRSYGVTGLQEVIRKHVKLAKHFEALLIADKRFEVVVPRNFATVCFKLLAPNASNEDSKRLTQTLLDSLNASGLVYMTHAVIEGVYVIRVAIGATLTEEKHVHMLWDMVQEHATHLLASCADIE